The following proteins are encoded in a genomic region of Oryctolagus cuniculus chromosome 6, mOryCun1.1, whole genome shotgun sequence:
- the POU4F3 gene encoding POU domain, class 4, transcription factor 3 — MMAMNAKQPFGMHPVLQEPKFSSLHSGSEAMRRVCLPAPQLQGNIFGSFDESLLARAEALAAVDIVSHGKNHPFKPDATYHTMSSVPCTSTSSTVPISHPAALTSHPHHAVHQGLEGDLLEHISPTLSVSGLGGPEHSVMPAQIHPHHLGAMGHLHQAMGMSHPHAVAPHSAMPACLSDVESDPRELEAFAERFKQRRIKLGVTQADVGAALANLKIPGVGSLSQSTICRFESLTLSHNNMIALKPVLQAWLEEAEAAYREKNSKPELFNGSERKRKRTSIAAPEKRSLEAYFAIQPRPSSEKIAAIAEKLDLKKNVVRVWFCNQRQKQKRMKYSAVH; from the exons ATGATGGCCATGAACGCCAAGCAGCCTTTCGGCATGCACCCGGTGCTGCAAGAGCCCAAATTCTCCAGCCTGCACTCCGGCTCCGAGGCCATGCGCCGAGTCTGTCTCCCAGCCCCGCAG CTGCAGGGTAATATATTTGGAAGCTTTGATGAGAGCCTGCTGGCACGCGCCGAGGCTCTGGCGGCGGTGGATATCGTCTCCCACGGCAAGAACCATCCGTTCAAGCCCGACGCCACCTACCATACCATGAGCAGCGTGCCCTGCACGTCCACTTCGTCCACCGTGCCCATCTCCCACCCGGCGGCGCTCACCTCGCACCCGCACCACGCCGTGCACCAGGGCCTCGAAGGCGACCTGCTGGAGCACATCTCGCCCACGCTCAGCGTGAGCGGCCTAGGCGGCCCGGAGCACTCGGTGATGCCCGCACAGATCCACCCGCACCACTTGGGCGCCATGGGCCACCTGCACCAAGCCATGGGCATGAGTCACCCGCACGCGGTGGCGCCGCACAGCGCCATGCCCGCGTGCCTCAGCGACGTGGAGTCAGACCCGCGCGAGCTCGAGGCCTTCGCCGAGCGCTTCAAGCAGCGGCGCATCAAGCTGGGGGTGACCCAGGCGGACGTGGGCGCGGCTCTAGCCAATCTCAAGATCCCCGGCGTGGGCTCGCTCAGCCAGAGCACCATCTGCAGGTTCgagtctctcactctctcgcacAACAACATGATCGCGCTcaagccggtgctgcaggcctggctggAGGAGGCCGAGGCCGCCTACCGAGAGAAGAACAGCAAGCCTGAGCTCTTCAACGGCAGTGAGCGGAAGCGCAAACGCACGTCCATTGCTGCACCCGAGAAGCGCTCGCTCGAGGCTTATTTCGCCATCCAGCCCCGACCCTCATCCGAGAAGATCGCAGCCATCGCCGAGAAACTGGACCTTAAAAAGAACGTGGTGAGGGTCTGGTTCTGCaaccagagacagaaacagaaacgaATGAAGTATTCGGCTGTCCACTGA